One Natronomonas gomsonensis genomic window, GTCGGGTCTCGACGCCAATGTCGACCTCCAGTTTCACGAGGTCGTCGGCGCCCTCGATGGGTTCGACATCGAGGATTTCGGCGACGCGGATGTCGAGGTCTTTGAACCCCTCGAAGCTAATGCGCTCTTCGTTGACTGGTTCCAGTTCCATACCGGTGGTGTCGTCGTCCTCGGACTCGTCGCTTTCGGTCTCTGATTCGTCTTCGGCGGCCTCGATGCTCTCCCGTAACTGCTCGTTGAGTTCCTCGACGCGGTCGTCTTCGAGTCCCTCAAACAGTTCCTCGGGTTCGCCGAACTCGGCAGGCGGCGCCGCGAGTGCCTCGCCCAACTCGGCGTCGTGGACGCTGCCCGACTCGCCGAGTTGACCCCACAGCGCCTCGGCCTTCCCCGGCAACACCGGCTCCATGAGGACGGCGATGGCCTTCGACAACTGGACGCAATCGCGGATGACCTGCGCCGCCTGCTCGGGGTCGTCGTCGGTGAGTTTCCACGGTTCGTGCTGTTGGATGTACTCGTTGCCGAACTTCGCCAACTCGACGGGGACGCGGCCGAGTCCACGGACGCGGTAGTCGTTGATGGCCGCCCGGAAGTCGGCCATTGCCTCCTCGATGCGGTCTTCGACCTCCCCGCTGACCTCGGTGTCGGGGGTGCCGTCGTAGTTCCGCTCGGCGAACAACAGCGACCGGTAGGCGAAGTTCCCGAGGGTCCCGACGAGTTCGCTGTTGACGCGTTCTGCGAGGCCGTCCCACGAGAAGTCCACGTCGGCGACGAACTCGCTGCCCGTGATGATGTGGTACCGGTACAAATCGGGGTGCAGTCCCGCCTCGATGTAGTCGTCGGCCCACACCGCGCGGTTCCGGGAGGTCGAAAAGCCCTTGCCGTCGAGGTTGACGAACCCACAGGCCATCACGGCCCGCGGTTCGTTGTAGCCCGCGCCACGCAGCATCGCCGGCCAGAAGACGGTGTGGTGTTGGATGATGTCGTGGCCGATGATGTGGACGATTTCGCCACCGTCGGGAACGTCGTCGGTGCCGTGGTTCTTCCAGACGGCCTCCCAGTCGTACTCGTCGGCGCCGACCCGCTCTGTGTACTGCTTCGTCGAGGAGACGTATTCGATGGGCGCGTCGACCCAGACGTACAACACCAACTCTTCCTCGCCGTCCTCGCCGGGATAATCTATCCCCCACTCCATGTCCCGTGTGATACAGAGGTCCTGCAGTTCGCCCTCTATCCACTCCCGCGGCTGATTTTGGGCGTTTTCGGTGCCCTCCAGTCGGTCGAGGAAGCCCTTGAGGTACTCCTGGAAATCGGAGAGTCGGAGGAACTTGTGGGGCCGTGTGCGGTACTCGGCGGGGTTGCCCGTAATCGTCGAGACGGGGTCTTCGATTTCGCCGGGTTCGAGGTGGCGTTGACAGCCCTCGTCGCACTCGTCGCCGCGGGCGTGTTCGCCACAGTATGGGCAGGTTCCCTCGACGAAGCGGTCCGGGAGCGGTTGGTCGGCCTCGCTGTCCCAGGCCACCTCGATTTCCTTCTCGACGACGTGGTCGTCGTCTATCCACGACCGAACGAACTCCCGTGTCGTCTCCGTGTTCGTCTCGTCGTGAGTGTGGCCGTAGTTGTCGAACTCGACGTTGAACTTCGGGAACGTCGCCTCGTACTGCTCGTGGTACTCCAAGGCGAACTCTTCGGGTGAGACGCCCTCCTTTGCGGCGTTGACGGCGATGGGCGTGCCGTGCATGTCCGACCCGCAGACGAACGCCACGTCCTGTCCGACCGACTCCAGCGCCCGCGAGAGCGCGTCGCCGCTGACGTACGTCCGCAGGTGGCCGACGTGGAGGTCGCCGTTGGCGTACGGCAACCCGCAGGTGACCACCGCGGGGGTCTCGGTGGGGAACTCCTCGTGCATACAGGAGTTCCCGTCCGTCAGGGGTAAAACAGTCCCGTTATTCGGCTTCGCCGTCGGGGTCGGCGACGGCCGTCATCGAGGCGATTCCCGAGGAGACGCTCCCCACGCCGAACCACCCCTCGGGGTCCCGTCGGAGTATCGACCCCGCCGTCGTTCCGGCGTAGACCCGCCCGTCCACGGCGGTAAACGAGAGGACGAACTCGCCGGGACCGCCGGCGTACTCCACCGGCTTGAGGGTGCCGCCGTCAGCCGCCTCGAACAACGCCGCATCGGTGCCGCGGGGGCCGTCCCACGTGTTCGGTGGTCCACCAGTCGCCGCGGCGTACAGTCGCCCATCGTGGGCGAACGCCTCCCGGAAGTACCGACGGTCGAGGCCCGAATCCAGTCGCATCCACGTCCGACCCGCGTCGTCGGTGCGATAGAGGCCGTCGCCGGTCGAGGCGACCCACTGGTCGTCGACGACGAGGACGTGGTGGACATCCTCGTGGACGCCCTCACGGCGCTCGCTCCACGTCTCGCCGCCATCCTCGCTGCAGTGGATGCCGCCGACTTCGATGCCGGCGACGAGGCGGTCCTCGCCGGCGGCACGGAGCGCCCGGACATGGGCCTCGTTTCGGTGCCGCGGGGTATGCCACGATTCCCGGGAAGGGAGCGCTTGGAGCCCCTCGCATTCGGTCCACGTCTCGCCGGCGTCAGTAGAGCGATAGAGGTGGGCGGGGTGCGTTCCGACGAAGAGACGCTCGCCAACGGGGTGTTCCAGCACCGAGTACACCTCCGGCCGAGGCGTCTCGATTCGCGTCCACGACCGTCCGGCGTCGAGCGAGCGGTACAACCCGCCCCGCGTCGCGGCGTAGGTTCGGGGACCGAAACGACGAACCCGGAGCACCCGGTCGCAGTCGAGTACGCGAACCGCCTCTTCGAGGGCCTCAACCGTTCCACGGAAGACCCCCGTCCGTGTCCCGAAAAGCAGGTTCATGCGTGGCTCCTGTACGTGGAGGGTCTTGACCGTTCTCCCGCACCAAACTGTCGGACGTACCTACTCGGCCCGTCTCAGGCGAGTCGGTCGAGGTCGGCGAGGAACTCCTGTAACATCGGTCGGGTGACGTGAGGCATACAGACGACGCGGGCCTCGTCGGCTTCGGTTCGGGAGATTCGCCAGCCACGCTCCCGGAGGTCGGCGACGAGGTCGTGTGGTAGGTCCATCGCGACGATGGGCAACACGGGCGAGACGACATCGAAGCCCCGGGACCGGACTTCGGCCGCCAGCCAGTCGGCGTTCGTCTGGGACTGTCGGTACTGTCGCTCGTAGCCCTCACGCCACAACTCCTCCATGACGGCGACGGCGCTTGCGACGCCCGCACCGCTTCGGGTGCCCGTCAGCGTCACCTGCGAGGTGGATTCGAGATACGGCGTGTCGATGGCGAGTTCGTCCAACAGTTCGGGCCCGCGAGCCAACAGCCCGCCGGCTGGGACGGCCGCCTGCCCCATCTTGTGGGGGTCGATGGTCATCGTGTCGATGTCGGCGTCGGAGAAGTCCCAGGCGTGGGCGGTAAACGGCAGGACGAACCCGCCCCAGGCGGCGTCGACGTGACACAGCGCGTCAGCGTCGTTGGCCATATCGGACAGCGCCGGAATCGGGTCGACGCGGCCGTACTCTGTGGTGCCGGCGACGCCGACCACGAGGGCAGTGTCGTCGTCTATCAACTCGGCGACGCCGTCGAGGTTGGCGCGGTAGTCCTCCAGTGGCGCCGTCCGCAACTCGACGCCGAGGATGTCGGCCGCTTTCCGGAACGAGAAGTGTGCGGAGGCGGGCGCGACGAAGTTCGGGTCACGAGTGTCCGCCCGGTTGCGTGCGATGCGGACTGCCTGAATGTTGGCCTCGGTGCCGCCTGAGGCGATGTAGCCGGCGGCGTCATCCAATCCGGCGACCTGCCCCAGCAGGTCGACTGCCTCCCGCTCCATCTTGGCGACCGTCTCGTAGGTGCCGGGGTCGCCCGGATTCGTCGCGAGGAACCGCTCGGCGGCATCGCGCGCTGTCGGGTGGGGCTCGGTACACATCGACGACAGCACACGGCTGAAATCCTGCGGTTCGGCCCGCTGCATATCTACGTTCAGTCGTGCTGTGCCTTTATCGATTGTGTTGTGCTTACGTGGGCGTTTATGAGGAGCCTTCGAGGGATTCGACCCACGCCGGTCGCTCGACATCGGGGCCCTCGCTGGCGGTCAACTCGAAGGTGAACTGGTAGTCGGCGGATTCACCGTCGAGGTCGTAAGTCACGTCGACCGACAGCGAGCGAATCCGGCCGTCGCCGTCGACGACGAGTTCCGACTCGTAGTTCCGGACGTTCGTGGCGTTGGGCGGGAACGCGGCCTCGGATTCGGGCTGGTCGGTCGCCGAAAGGGTCGTCAGCGTCGTGCCGTTGGACGCCGTGGTGTCGACGACCTCGTACGGCGCCGAGAGGTGCGGTTCGAGTAGCGGCTGCCCCGCCAGCGATTCGGAGGCAGTCGGTTCACCGCGGCGATACTGTGGGTCTCGGCCGCCGGCTTCGATGCGCTGGTACTCGACCGTTTCGTTGCCCCAGACGATGAACCGGGAGTTCGCACGACCGTTGTTGACGAGTTGATACCGGTACTCCGTGACGTTGGCCTCGACAGTCGTTCGCTGACGCCGTTCGCTGGTGAACGTCTCACCGTCGACGGTTCCACTCTGGGTGAGGTTCACCTCGTGGCTGTAGCCCGACGCGGTGACCGCTTCGACGTGGGCGTCCAGAAGCATCGTCGAGTTGGTCAACTGTTCGTCCTCGACGCCCGGTGGCGCTTCCGAGGCAGAGGGGGAGGCTCCCGGAAGCGCCGAACAGCCGGCGAGCGACAGGAGGAGACACAGCGCAATCGCCGCGTAGGCCCGTTTCATGACAATCAGTCTGTACCCGCCGCGTAAAAAGTGCGTGATGACGAGACGAAAACGGGACGAAAGGAGTTCGCAGAACCGCAGGCGCGGTCAGCGAACCGAGTCCAACAGCAGTTTCTGTTCGACGCGTTTGACTTCGTGTTGGACATCGCGGACGGCGTCGATGTTCGCCGAAATCGAGGAGACGCCTTCGTTGACGAGGAACCGCGCCATCTCGGGTTTCGACCCGGCCTGTCCGCAGATGGACGTGTTGACGTCGTGTTCGCGGCAGGTCTCGATGGTGGTGCCGATGAGTTTCAACACGGCGGGATGGAGTTCGTCGAAGCGGTCGGCGACGTGTTCGTTGTTGCGGTCCACAGCAAGCGTGTACTGGGTGAGGTCGTTCGTCCCGAAGGAGGCGAAGTCGATGCCCGCCTCGGCCATCGCTTCGACGCCCAGCGCCGAGGCCGGCGTCTCTATCATCACGCCCCAGTTTCGCTTTTCGGGGTCGATGCCGGCCTCTCCCATGAGGTTCCGGGCCCGAATGACGTCCTCGGCGTCGTTGACGAGCGGGAACATGATTTCGACGTTGTCGTAGCCCATGTCGAAGAGTCGGCGGAACGCTTCGAGTTCGTGGGCGAAGACGTCGGGGCGGTCGAGACTCCGGCGGATGCCCCGATAGCCCAACATCGGGTTGTGTTCGTGGGGTTCGTCGTCGCCGCCTTCGAGTTGGCGGAACTCGTCGGTCGGGGCGTCCAGCGTCCGAACGCGGACGGGTCGGGGGTAGAACTCGTCGGCGACGCCGCGGACGCCCTCGACGATTTCCTCGACGTAGGCGTCGACGCCGTGGTCGTCGATGTAGCGTTCGGGCGTCTTGTTCGTCGAGAGAATCATGTGCTCCATGCGGAGCAGGCCGACGCCGTCGGCGCCGGTCGCGGCGGCGCGTTCGGCGGCTTCCGGAATCGAGACGTTGACCTTCACTTCCGTCGCCGTCATCGGCTTGACCGGGTTCTGGGGTCTGACATCGTCGAGGGCATCCGTCTCCTCTTCGGGTTCGGTTGCGCCCTCGGTGACGGTTCCCTTGTCGCCGTCCAACGTGACGACCTGTCCGTCGCCGAGGAGTTCGGTGGCGTCGCCGCTCCCGACGACCGCAGGTGCGCCGAGTTCGCGAGCGACGATGGCGGCGTGGCTGGTCATGCCGCCCTCGTCGGTGATGATGCCGCTTGCGCGTTTCATCGCCGGCACCATGTCGGGCGTCGTCATCTCTGTGACGATGATGTCACCCTCGCCGACCTTGTCGAGTTGGTCGAGTTTGCGAACGATGCGAACCGGGCCGGAGGCGATGCCCGGTGAGGCACCGAGGCCCTTCACGAGCACGTCGCCGCCGTTGCCGTCGGCGGCCGCACTCTCTGCGGCGCCCTCGGAGATGGTCGTGATGGGGCGGGACTGCAACATGTACACTTCGCCGTCGATAATCGCCCACTCGATGTCCTGTGGTTCGTCGTAGTGGTCTTCGGCACGTTCGCCGATGTCGACGAGTTTCTCGATTTCCGACTTATCGAGCACCTGCGCTTTGCGACGGTCGTCTTCGACGTCCTGCTCGATGGTCTTGCCGGTCTCGGGGTCTTTGACCATCTCGATTTTCTTGTCGGCGACGGTCGTCTCCAGAACCTCGCCGGTGTCGCGGTCGACGACGTAGTTGTCGGGGGAAACCGACCCCGAGACGACAGCCTCGCCGAGGCCCCACGCCGCCTCGATGATGATTTTCGGCTCGCCGGTCGAGGGGTGGGAGGTGAACAGCACGCCGGACTTCTCGGCGTCGACCATCTGCTGGACGACGACCGCGATGTCGACGACATCGTGGTCGAACCCCTGTTCGTTGCGGTAGTAAATCGCACGCTGGGTGAAAAGCGAGGCCCAACAGCGCTTCACGCGGTCGACGAGGTCCTCGCGGGTGATGTTGAGGAACGTCTCTTGTTGCCCGGCGAAGGAGGCGTCCGGGAGGTCCTCGGCGGTCGCCGACGACCGGACCGCGACGAAGGATTCGCCCTCCTCGAGGTCGTCGTAGGCCGCGAGGATGCCGTCACGGACTTCGTCGGGGAGTTTCGTCTCGAGGATGAGTTCCTTGGCTTTCGCCTCCGCTTCGGCGAGTGCGGTCGAGTCCTCGGAATCGACGTCGACGGCCTCAAACAGCTCCTCGTCGATGCCGGTCTCCTCGATGAACGTTCGGTATGTCCCTGCGGTAACTACGAAACCGGGCGGAACGGGCAGCCCCGCGGCGGTCATCTCGCCGAGCGAGGCGCCCTTGCCGCCGACCGACCCGAGGTCGTCGGACCCGATTTCGTCCAGCCAGAGTACAGCCATCTTGTATCCGAGAGAACCGCCGAGTCGCTAAAGAAGGTTCCGAAGCGAATCTCGGCGACAAGGATTGTCGGGACCGATAGCCGAGAGATGCCGGCATTCGACCGCCGAACCGCCGCAATCGGGCCGTTTCGGTCAGTCGCTCTCTTCGAGTTCGTGGTCGCCGACGACGAGGTTTGCGCCGCCGGTCCAGACGACCTGCACGCGGCGGCCAACCTCGATTCCGCCGGCGTCTTCGGGCGCCGATGCCGCGGCCGCCACCTCGCCGTCGGCGGTGTAGACGGCCGCGCTGTCGCCCTCGACGATGGTGTCGCCGTCGCCGGAGAACGCCGACCCGTCGGCGATGGCCTCGCCGTCGATGCGCAACTCGACGTTCTCGCGGGTGAGTTCGTCGGGGCCGTCGCTGGTCGCGGTCACGACCCGGCTTTCGTCCTGTGCCATCGCGAAACTCACCGTCGGCGAGTTACCGACTTCCTCGGGGTCGATGCCGTCGTCGCCGTTGCCGTCGCTTTCGTTGCCGTCGTCGCCGTTGCCGAAGGGGGCGGAACAGCCCGCGAGCGCCGTCGTCGCGACCAGTGCTGCGCCGCCGAGATACGTTCGTCTGTCGATACCGTCGTGTGGTGGTGTCTCGTCCATTGGAGGGTCGGGAGGGTCGGTTGGCGGGCGGTTCGTGCTTCGGGGACCGAAGCTATCGACACGTGCCACGGCGTCGATAAAACTCTTTTCAAGCCGTGTCGGCAGCTCTCACGCCTCGATGATGTCGTCGGCCTCGAACTCCGGTACGACGACCGACCCATCGAGTGCCGTCACCGCTCGTCCGCCGACCGAGACGGGATCGGCTCTCGCCCGCACCCGAACAGTGCCGGGTCGGTCAATGAAATGTCCCTGTTCGAAGGTCATCTCCTCGGGTAACTCGCCGTCGAAGGCGCGAACCTCACGGAGGTACGCGCCGACAGCGCCCGAGGCGGTTCCAGTGACGGGGTCTTCGTCGACGCCCGCCGCGGGCGCGAACATCCGTCCGTGGAGCGTCGAATCGGCGTCGAGAGCGTCGAACGTGAACGCGTAGACGCCGGTCACGCCCAACTCGTCGGTCAACTCGGCGACGGCACTCATATCGGGGTCGAGGTTCGAGACCCCCTCGAGGAAGTTCACGGGCACGACGAGGAACGGAAGACCCGTTGTGGCCGTCGCCAACGGTAAGTCGGCGCCGATGTCTTCGAGCGTCGCGGGGTCGGCACCGAGGGCATCGGCGACTCGCTGGTAGTCGAGGTCGACCCGTTCCACGTCGGCGGTGTCCTGTGTCATCCACACCGTTCCGTCCTCGATGTCGATGTCGAGGACGCCGACGTTCGTCTCCAGCGTGGCCTCGTCGCCGAGTTCGCCCTCCTCGGCGAGAAAGCCGTGACTCGCTATCGTCGCGTGGCCACAGAGGTCGACCTCCTGTGTCGGCGTGAAGTATCTGACCTTGCGGTCGGCATCGTCGCTCGGCAGCAGGAAGGCGGTCTCGGAGGCCCCGAGTTCGTTCGCCATCGCCTGCATCTGCTCGCCGTCGAGTCCCTCGGCATCGGGAACGACGCCGGCGGCGTTGCCCGAAAGCGGTTCGCTGGTGAAGGCGTCGACCAAGAGCGCACGTCGCGTGTCCATACACCCGCCACGGAGCGCGGGTTTGTTAAGTGAAGTGGCAGAGTGTCATCCGCACACATACCTACCAGAACGACTCGTGAACGGCGCGGCCGGCCTCGTTTGCGACGCCACCGACGACCGGGCAGTCGAGTATCTCCGAGGCGCGTGTCGCGGGTTCGCCGCCGGCGAATTCGACGACTTCGTCGGCGCCGACGCTGTAGACGACCCGGCCGAACCCGGCGTACCGCATCCCGCCGCTACACATCGGGCAGGGTTCGGTGCTCGTGTACATGACTGCCTCGGCCCGAGTGTCGGCGTCGAGTTCTCGAAGCGCCCGGTAGGCGAGGTGGAGTTCCGGGTGCCGGCGAACGTCGTCTTCGGTGAGGACGCGGTTGGACTCGCGCATGACGATGTCGTCGTCGACGACGAGCACCGAACCGAAGGGTCGGTCGCCGCGGTCGACCGCCTCGTGGGCGAGGTCGATGGCCTCGGCCATGTGGTTCTCGTGGTCGAAGCGCTCGAAGTCGGGCATGGCCGGGGTCTCGGTCGGCCGGGACATAGACGTTCGCCCCGCGGCGGACGGACAGATTAACGACACCGGCGTACCTCCCACCCGGTATGAGTGACCTCCCGGACGAGTTCAAGTGTACGATTACCAACTGGGAGTACATCTACGGGCTGTGCCGCGGTGTCTCGAATCAGGTGAAAGACGCCGAGTTCGAACCGGACGTCGTCGTCGCACTCGCGCGGGGCGGCTGGTTCGCCGGCCGCTGTATCTGTGACTTCCTCGGCATGGACGACTTGACGAGCCTGAAGATGGAACACTACGTCGGCACCGGCGAGAAGGCGGAGGAACCGACCGTTCGCTACCCGATGCCGGAGGGCAGCGTCGAGGGCAAGAACGTCCTCGTCATCGACGACATCGCCGACACCGGCGGCTCAATCGAGCGGGCCCACGAGTACGTCACCGACCGCGGTGCCTCGGAAGTCCGAACCGCGACGCTGCAGTTGCTCCAGACCAGCGAGTTCGAACCCCAGTTCGTCGGCGAGCGCCTAGAGGAGTGGACGTGGGTCGTCTATCCGTGGAACTTCATCGAGGACATGATAGACCTCATCGGCGGCGTCATGGAGAAAGCCGACGCCGACACGTTCACCCGGGGAGACATCCGACACTACCTCGCGGAGTATCACCGCGTCGAGCGCATCGGCATGGAAATCGCCCAACCGAACCGCCTCGACGAGGTTCTCGAAGAGATGGTCCGCCGGGACGCCGCCGAACGGGTCGGCGAGGACCGCTGGCGACTGGCCTGACGTGTCCGACTCGCTGGAAGCCCTCGTCGAGGCCTACGCCCTGAAAGACGAGACCCGAACCGGCTGGCAACTCCGCGGCATCGAGGCCCCCGAGTCGGTCGCGGCCCACACGTGGGGCGTCGCGCTGCTCGTCGCCCGCTTCTGTCCGCCCGAGGTGGACCGCGAGCGGGCGCTGACAATGGCCGCCGTCCACGACGTGGCCGAAGCCGAAACCGGCGACATCGCCACCCGCGCCGAGGCCGGTGCCCAATCCGTCGACGCCGAGGAGAAGGAGCGCCGTGAACGCGAGGCGATGGCCGGCCCGCTCGCGGCGCTCGGCGAGGAGATACACGAAACCTGGGAGGAGTACGAGGCCCGGGACACCGCCGAAGCCCGGTTCGTCAAGGACATGGACATCCTCGACACCTGTCTGCAGGCACTCGTTTACGAACGAAACCAGCGTTACGACCCCGACGCCGACAATCCTCACTTCGAGGAGTTCGACGACCTCGACGAGTTCTTCGCCACCGGCGAACCACGGCTGTCGACGGCTCGCGGCCGTGAACTGTTCGAGTCGGTTCGCGAGCGCTACGAGACCACAAAGCGGAACCGATGAGCGTGGATGCGCCCTCGACGAGATACCGGCACGTGAGTATCGCTCGGAGGCGTCCCCCGGTCGGAAGCCAGCGGCGGGACATACACCGAAGTACCACCCGCTCGAAACGCCGTCCATGCTCGGCATCATCGGTGGCAGCGGCATCTACGAGTCGCTCGGCTTCGAGAACACCTACGAAGAGCGCGCCAAGACGCCGTTCGGGCCACCCAGCGCGCCGCTGGAGGTGGGCGAGGTCGACGGGCAGGAGGTCGCCTTCCTCCCGCGACACGGCCGGAACCACCAGTACGACCCGACGAACGTCCCGTATCGGGCGAACATCCACGCGCTGAAGCAGGCCGGCGTCGACCACGTCGTCGCCACGAACGCCGTCGGCAGCCTCCGGGAGTCGCTTTCCCCGCGGACGCTCGTCGTCCCCGATCAACTGTTCGACCGGACCCGCGACCGACCGCGGTCGTTCTTCGGCGACGGCGTCGTCGCCCACGTCTCGATGGCCGATCCGTACTGTCCGCACCTCTCCGAAGCGCTAGTCGAGGCGTCGGACGCCACCGACGCGGAGGTCGAAGACGGCGGCACCTACGTCTGTATCGAGGGACCGCAGTTCTCCACGCGGGCCGAAAGCGAGTTCTACCGCGAACGCGGCTTCGACCTCATCGGAATGACGACCGTGCCGGAGGCCCACCTCGCACGCGAAGCCGAACTGTGTTACGCCGCCGTCACCGGCATCACCGACTACGACGTGTGGCACGACGAAGAGGAGGTCTCACTGGAGACGGTACTCGGTCACGCTGCGGCCAACGAGGAGTCGATGAGCGACCTCTTGGACGCCGTCGTCGGGGCGGTCGACAGCGACTGTGACTGCGACTGTCGGTCGGCGCTGGACGGCGCTATCAACACCCCGGCCGAGGCTATCGGCCACGAAAACCGCGAGCAACTGAAACTCCTTCTCGGCGATTATCGCTGACGGCCATCCTCACGGACGTACGTCAGCGCCGTCACGACGTCGTCGGGGTCGACCCGACCGCGAGTCTCCTCCAGTCGTTCTCTGATTCGGGTTGGTGTCATGTGTGATATTCTCTACCACATTCCAACACATAAACGTACCGGCAAACGTTGCAGGGGTTTTTCGAAAGGGGTTCGGTTGTCAGTCGTCGGCGGGAGCGGCCTCTTCGGCGGGAACGGCGGCGGGGTCCTGCACCCACAAATCGCCGAACAGTTCGTCCTGCTGGAGACGAACCTGCCCGCGGTGGGCGAGAAACAGCAATCCGAGGAACGTGTTGACCTGGGAGCCGCCGGCCTCCCGGACTTCCGCGAACAGCACCTCCTCGCGTCCCTGGTCGTAGTGGCCCTGTAGTTCGACGTACACATCGTTGATGATGTCCTCCATGTGTTCGTCGTGGGCCGTCCCGGTCACGTCGTCGGCCGTCGGTTCGTCGTCCATCCGAAGGTCGTCAGCGCCGTGGTAATCCAGCGTCTGAGTCCCGCGCGAAAAGCCCGACGGCGACTCGGAGGTGTCGTACGTTCTCGACTCCTTCCACCACGTCTCCCGTTCGTGCTCCCGGAGGTCACGCACCAACTCGTCGAGCGTTTGGGGCATCCCTCGGGCCCGCTTCCGCTCGATGCGGCGGTCCATCTCGGCTTCCAACTGCTCGAAGGGGTCGACGGCGGGTCCGCCCTCCTCCGGAGGGGCCGTCTCCCAGGGCTCTTCGTCCCACTCGTCTTCGGGTTCGTCGTCGGTCCACATCGCGTCGCTTTTCATCCGCAACAGCACCGACGCGTAGAACAGCGCCCGCCCGCCGGTTCGTAAATCCGCCTCGTCGAGGCGGTCGAGGAACTTGTCGGTCACCGTCACCACGTCGATGTCCCACGGGTCGATTTCGCCGTCGTCGGCCAACTGGACGAGCAACTCGACGGGTTCGACCTCGTCGTCGTCGGCTTCCCGCGGGTCCGAGACGTCGAACTCCGAGAGCACCGATTCGTCGTCTTCGGGTTCGTCGGTGGCTTCCGCGTCACCGTTCGCTTCGACGCCGTCTGCCTCCCGCTTTCGCTTCTCCTCGTCGTGGCCCGCGATGTTCAGCGGAATCTCCTCGGCCGCGCCGCCGTCGGTTCGCGTTTCCCGAGAATCTCTCTCTGGTCGATTCTCGCTATCTCGCGGGTCGCTTCGCTTGCGACTCCGTTCGTCGCCGCTCGATTTCTCCGAGGACTCCCTGCGGTCGTCCTCGCTAGTCATCCGCCGGCACCTCCCCCGACGACAGGTCGATACCCGTCACCGCCGAGACGTTCTCGTCTTGCATCATCACGCCGATTGCGCGCTCCGAGCGCTCCAGAAGCGCAGACCTGTGAGAGACGACGACGAACTGGGCGTCGCCCGCCAACTCCTCGACCATCTCGCCGACCATTTCGGCGTTGGCGGCATCGAGGAACGCGTCGACCTCGTCGAGCGCGTAGAACGGCGCGGGATT contains:
- the metG gene encoding methionine--tRNA ligase, with the translated sequence MHEEFPTETPAVVTCGLPYANGDLHVGHLRTYVSGDALSRALESVGQDVAFVCGSDMHGTPIAVNAAKEGVSPEEFALEYHEQYEATFPKFNVEFDNYGHTHDETNTETTREFVRSWIDDDHVVEKEIEVAWDSEADQPLPDRFVEGTCPYCGEHARGDECDEGCQRHLEPGEIEDPVSTITGNPAEYRTRPHKFLRLSDFQEYLKGFLDRLEGTENAQNQPREWIEGELQDLCITRDMEWGIDYPGEDGEEELVLYVWVDAPIEYVSSTKQYTERVGADEYDWEAVWKNHGTDDVPDGGEIVHIIGHDIIQHHTVFWPAMLRGAGYNEPRAVMACGFVNLDGKGFSTSRNRAVWADDYIEAGLHPDLYRYHIITGSEFVADVDFSWDGLAERVNSELVGTLGNFAYRSLLFAERNYDGTPDTEVSGEVEDRIEEAMADFRAAINDYRVRGLGRVPVELAKFGNEYIQQHEPWKLTDDDPEQAAQVIRDCVQLSKAIAVLMEPVLPGKAEALWGQLGESGSVHDAELGEALAAPPAEFGEPEELFEGLEDDRVEELNEQLRESIEAAEDESETESDESEDDDTTGMELEPVNEERISFEGFKDLDIRVAEILDVEPIEGADDLVKLEVDIGVETRQIVAGIKQLHDLDELPGTKIVVLANLEKAELFGVESNGMLLAAGEEADLLTTLEDAEPGTKVQ
- a CDS encoding WD40/YVTN/BNR-like repeat-containing protein — translated: MNLLFGTRTGVFRGTVEALEEAVRVLDCDRVLRVRRFGPRTYAATRGGLYRSLDAGRSWTRIETPRPEVYSVLEHPVGERLFVGTHPAHLYRSTDAGETWTECEGLQALPSRESWHTPRHRNEAHVRALRAAGEDRLVAGIEVGGIHCSEDGGETWSERREGVHEDVHHVLVVDDQWVASTGDGLYRTDDAGRTWMRLDSGLDRRYFREAFAHDGRLYAAATGGPPNTWDGPRGTDAALFEAADGGTLKPVEYAGGPGEFVLSFTAVDGRVYAGTTAGSILRRDPEGWFGVGSVSSGIASMTAVADPDGEAE
- the mfnA gene encoding tyrosine decarboxylase MfnA, coding for MQRAEPQDFSRVLSSMCTEPHPTARDAAERFLATNPGDPGTYETVAKMEREAVDLLGQVAGLDDAAGYIASGGTEANIQAVRIARNRADTRDPNFVAPASAHFSFRKAADILGVELRTAPLEDYRANLDGVAELIDDDTALVVGVAGTTEYGRVDPIPALSDMANDADALCHVDAAWGGFVLPFTAHAWDFSDADIDTMTIDPHKMGQAAVPAGGLLARGPELLDELAIDTPYLESTSQVTLTGTRSGAGVASAVAVMEELWREGYERQYRQSQTNADWLAAEVRSRGFDVVSPVLPIVAMDLPHDLVADLRERGWRISRTEADEARVVCMPHVTRPMLQEFLADLDRLA
- a CDS encoding DUF7537 family lipoprotein; the protein is MKRAYAAIALCLLLSLAGCSALPGASPSASEAPPGVEDEQLTNSTMLLDAHVEAVTASGYSHEVNLTQSGTVDGETFTSERRQRTTVEANVTEYRYQLVNNGRANSRFIVWGNETVEYQRIEAGGRDPQYRRGEPTASESLAGQPLLEPHLSAPYEVVDTTASNGTTLTTLSATDQPESEAAFPPNATNVRNYESELVVDGDGRIRSLSVDVTYDLDGESADYQFTFELTASEGPDVERPAWVESLEGSS
- the ppsA gene encoding phosphoenolpyruvate synthase, which translates into the protein MAVLWLDEIGSDDLGSVGGKGASLGEMTAAGLPVPPGFVVTAGTYRTFIEETGIDEELFEAVDVDSEDSTALAEAEAKAKELILETKLPDEVRDGILAAYDDLEEGESFVAVRSSATAEDLPDASFAGQQETFLNITREDLVDRVKRCWASLFTQRAIYYRNEQGFDHDVVDIAVVVQQMVDAEKSGVLFTSHPSTGEPKIIIEAAWGLGEAVVSGSVSPDNYVVDRDTGEVLETTVADKKIEMVKDPETGKTIEQDVEDDRRKAQVLDKSEIEKLVDIGERAEDHYDEPQDIEWAIIDGEVYMLQSRPITTISEGAAESAAADGNGGDVLVKGLGASPGIASGPVRIVRKLDQLDKVGEGDIIVTEMTTPDMVPAMKRASGIITDEGGMTSHAAIVARELGAPAVVGSGDATELLGDGQVVTLDGDKGTVTEGATEPEEETDALDDVRPQNPVKPMTATEVKVNVSIPEAAERAAATGADGVGLLRMEHMILSTNKTPERYIDDHGVDAYVEEIVEGVRGVADEFYPRPVRVRTLDAPTDEFRQLEGGDDEPHEHNPMLGYRGIRRSLDRPDVFAHELEAFRRLFDMGYDNVEIMFPLVNDAEDVIRARNLMGEAGIDPEKRNWGVMIETPASALGVEAMAEAGIDFASFGTNDLTQYTLAVDRNNEHVADRFDELHPAVLKLIGTTIETCREHDVNTSICGQAGSKPEMARFLVNEGVSSISANIDAVRDVQHEVKRVEQKLLLDSVR